Within Vicia villosa cultivar HV-30 ecotype Madison, WI linkage group LG1, Vvil1.0, whole genome shotgun sequence, the genomic segment AAAATAGATAGAGAAATTATGTGACAAAGTATTATTTTAAGTTGAAAAGAAACCTTATAAGTTTTAAAACTATAAGGTAAAAAAAGCGTATAACTTTGGGCCAAATCCACCgtaaataaaaaatacttttattcaTTCAATAGCCACCATCCCTATAGTCTTATTTCATGTGCcacattttctatattttttttgaaaaagcaaaAGTATATTAAAGTAATAACTCAGCACAAGCAGTACCAAGAAGAAAAACAATCCAATACAACAATACTGTATTCACCACCACACATACCAAATTGCTAAAAGAAAAATCCCTATTGGATACTAGCCCCCTGCCACACAATCATTCTTGCACTCCCACCAAATAGACAGTTCCAAAACAATAACATTATAATACTTAAAACTACAACATTTCTGCCACACAATCATTCTTGCACTCCCACCAAATAGACAGTTCCAAAACAATAACATTATAATACTTAAAACTACAACATTTCTAGCTGATAAGAAATTATGCAGAATAAAACTTAACTACCACACAAATCAGAATCATCACAACCAAATTTAATGAAACATTTCTAGGCTACATGGATAAATCACCTCCTCCTTGTCACTAGACAATTGATCCACATATACTGAAATAGGCCGACGGTTTTAATCCGTACAAAGATGACTTCCCAGAAAGAACCACCAAAATCACACACATCCTGGAGAATACCTTCAAAATCAAATTAGCATCCTTCTCAATTTTGCTCCTGCTGCCACCTTAACCACGGGTCACGAGCTCGGCGTTCGGGCTTGAGATCATCGAGATTTCGAGCCGAGCTAAACTCATTATGAAACAGAGTGTGACGACGAGCTCCAAAGCCCCGTAACAAAGCCTCATAACAGTGTTGTACAGCAAACACTACACAAAGTAAAATCATCAATCCGATTGACGTGATTGAGAAGACTACAGCTTGCAACTGCTATGATAACTTTTGACATAGAATAATTTGCCTGCACAAAACCAGCTAAACACACAACAACGATTAGACATAATGAGAGAAGTGAACATTGTAACACTCtatctattttcataatttaatttgattaatttaaataaattatggggaattattagGAATTATGGAAgactatgaggaattaagcaattgggcttgtgttgtagttagtaaagagagggtgcattggtaggccctattactaattaaaataagtttatttcaattttaataaaataggaggagttgtggaatagagagggttacatCATTTTGGGAAaaaaagagtctgaacgtgaaaagagaagaggagtggAGAAGgcgacgcgaggaagaacgaagaatcaaccttcaggtaaggggggactcttccgtttatcttctattatgggattataggtagtatgatagaatttgatcgtgttattcggatcaattgggttgtgcttaggttgtagaaatgttaggttttgggaggattgatgcataatgattatattgatcatgtattggtgataattggatggttgaatgtattataatgtgttataatatgtgttatttcactgtatgcgaaatctggttggaatgagatttgtATGGTAGTGATTCAGTGAAAagggggacgaaatcgcaggctgttttctgctattcggagcgcaggaaatcgccagttcgcgccgcgtccaggagttggcgccgcgaactgcttggcaaagggccaggaagttttgttatgctcagtacgcgccgcgagagtatggtcgcgccgcgaaggcgtagtttcttctcgttccgcgccgcgaaaccttgtttgcgccgcgaaggcgtagtttcgattcgttccgcgccgcgaacgtgtgtcgcgccgcgtgctgttagttgttgcgacaggtCATTCTGGAaatgtttaaaaatgtgtaacttttaaaccgtaagccggatcttggtgccgtttcgagcacagtgaagctaatcaaataatttatacaatcaaatggtgttttgagctgtggtttgaatcattttaaaaacaatcgatcttatttgttgtggtgggatatgcttataggtacattaacgaatgtcttacctgtatgatgttgtggttataactggtgtctattatacatgtattgttggtatgaaatatgtgttttactgatgattatgacattgatcgatgtatatgggtgatgagcatgttatggttgatgcatgcattcataatcatttgtggctggtccttgacgatggtggatcagtagtagctaattcccattgtgtggaattagtgagtgggtgttgaccgtatccttgacgatggtgggtcggtgagttgggttatcccagattttggtaccacatgcatgtagttgcattgcattaggctgttttgatgttataacatgaatggaagattgtccaatgttataacatgtgttaatttggttgtttgcttactgattgtatgttttgaatctgatcataactgtaattgggtgaattgcatgtgaaatgatattttattatctatatcttataacattagttaaatgtgaatgagactcacccttactgttgttatttttcagattaaggagtagctctcgtacttggtgaggattagctcgtcaagtagttcgttagagtcagttgggtccgtgtcatgctctggtcgtgtaacactgggggcgtcgtttagagttacttgttaaacttttgttttggatggattttatgttaacgccttaagtctgtgacttggctgtttgttattcagatgttaaagataattccgctgtgttaaacatgatgatctgaataaatttgattgacgttctcttttatggcatgacatgagtattattgtttaattatttggaagttgtaatgccctttttcatgtttactctgattattatttattattatgcggggtattagaagggtgttacaatagtggtatcagagcattgtcggtcgtttgagtcagagtcttagtgtcggttaatccctcgtatacgattagtgtaaggttgacactgtcgatacttcttgtcctaatagatattgtttgatatttagcagaacaatggccggaagaggaggaagaaacgatgatgctatcgctgaggctctgggcatgattgctggtgtgctgggagggaatgccaatggagctggaattggtgctgacaggcagctgaatagttttcagaggaacaaccctccgttgttcaaaggcactcacgatcccgaaggcgcccagaagtggttgaaagagattgaaaggatcttccgggtgactgattgtgacgaaaatctgaaggtgagatatgggactcacatgctgtctgaagaagccgatgattggtggatggctagtagggacgaactgcaagctgcaggtgttgcaatcacttgggctttgttcaagagagaattcttgcggaggtactttcctgaggatgttagaggcaggaaagagattgaatttttggagctgacacaaggtaacatgactgtgccggagtatgcgtctaagtttgtggagctagcaaagtattatgtccactacaataatgatgaggctagtgaattctcgaagtgtgttaagtttgagaatggtctccgcgatgagattaaacagggtatcagataccagaggattcgcaggtttgtcgatttggttgactgcagccgaatctttgaagaggacaatattaagctgaagtcgtcgcactctcgcgagttagtcgacaggaaagggaaaaagcatatggatcgtggtaagccgtatggtaagggtaaccagaaggctggaggttggaagaagcctagtgggggagactctagtgcccctatcaagtgcttcaagtgtggagaacctggacatcgcattcacgaatgcaagagtgaggaaaagaagtgctatagatgtgggaaggcaggtcacattgctattgagtgcaaagggaacactgtaacttgtttcaactgcggggaagaaggtcatatcagtcctaagtgtcccaagccgaggaagaatcaagctggtggtaaggtattcgccttatctggttcagagactactccagatgatcggttgattaaaggtacgtgttttatccatggcactcctttaattgcaataatagatactggggcaactcactcgtttatttcattggattgtgttaaacgactgaatttggaaatatctgagattaatggaagtatggtcattgacactcctgcgtcgggttcagtgactacttcgttcgcttgtttgaactgtccaattgatatttttggtagagaattcggaatggacttagtgtgccttccgttggaacaacttgatgttatcttgggtatgaattggttgcaatttaatcgggttcatatcaactgtttcacgaaaacgGTTATTTTCCCCGAAGATGTCATtgtcgaggatttagcaatgaccgctagacaagtggatgaagccatgaagggcggggccgccgtgtttatgttgattgcatccatggaagtgaagaagaaagcagtaagtagtgatttaccagtagtatgtgaatttccagaagtctttccagaagatgtaagagagttaccgccagagagggaggtagagtttgctattgagttagtccctgggactagtcctgtgtcgatggcgccgtatcgtatgtcggcatctgaattagcagaattgaagagtcaactggaagagttactggaaaaagaattcattcgtcctagtgtgtcaccgtggggtgcaccggtgttactagtgaagaagaaagaaggttcaatgaggttgtgtgtggattacagataactcaacaaggttactatcaagaatcggtatcccttgccaaggattgatgacttgatggatcaactagttggggcatgtgtgttcagcaaaattgacttgaggtcgggatatcatcagattcgggtgaagacggacgatattcagaaaacaacatttagaacgaggtatggtcattacgaatatacagtgatgccatttggagtaaccaatgcgccgggggttttcatggagtatatgaatagaatCTTCCA encodes:
- the LOC131596424 gene encoding uncharacterized protein LOC131596424 translates to MSERNVRLRKCFKCGEPGHRIHECKSEEKKCYRCGKAGHIAIECKGNTVTCFNCGEEGHISPKCPKPRKNQAGGKVFALSGSETTPDDRLIKGTCFIHGTPLIAIIDTGATHSFISLDCVKRLNLEISEINGSMVIDTPASGSVTTSFACLNCPIDIFGREFGMDLVCLPLEQLDVILGMNWLQFNRVHINCFTKTVIFPEDVIVEDLAMTARQVDEAMKGGAAVFMLIASMEVKKKAVSSDLPVVCEFPEVFPEDVRELPPEREVEFAIELVPGTSPVSMAPYRMSASELAELKSQLEELLEKEFIRPSVSP